A window of the Eulemur rufifrons isolate Redbay chromosome 6, OSU_ERuf_1, whole genome shotgun sequence genome harbors these coding sequences:
- the ARHGAP1 gene encoding rho GTPase-activating protein 1 isoform X1 — protein MDPLSELQDDLTLDDTSQALNQLKLASIDEKNWPSDEMPDFPKSDDSKSSSPEPVTHLKWDDPYYDIARHQIVEVAGCDEPEEAQRGDDKYGRKIIVFSACRMPPSHQLDHSKLLGYLKHTLDQYVESDYTLLYLHHGLTSDNKPSLSWLRDAYREFDRKYKKNIKALYIVHPTMFIKTLLILFKPLISFKFGRKIFYVNYLSELSEHVKLEQLGIPRQVLKYDDFLKSTQKSPATAPKPMPPRPPLPNQQFGVSLQHLQEKNADQEPIPIVLRETVAYLQAHALTTEGIFRRSANTQVVREVQQKYNMGLPVDFDQYNELHLPAVILKTFLRELPEPLLTFDLYPHVVGFLNIDESQRVEVTLQVLRTLPEENYQVLRFLTAFLVQISAHSDQNKMTNTNLAVVFGPNLLWAKDAAITLKAINPINTFTKFLLDHQGELFPSPEPKGL, from the exons ATGGATCCGCTCTCAGAGCTGCAGGACGACCTCACCTTAGATGACACCAGCCAGGCTCTGAACCAGCTGAAGCTGGCCTCCATCGACGAGAAGAACTGGCCCTCAGATGAGATGCCTGACTTCCCCAAGTCAG ATGACTCCAAAAGCAGCTCCCCAGAACCTGTCACACACCTGAAGTGGGATGACCCTTACTACGACATTGCCCGGCACCAGATTGTGGAGGTGGCAG GGTGTGATGAGCCtgaggaggcccagagag GAGATGACAAGTATGGGCGGAAGATCATTGTGTTTAGTGCCTGTCGAATGCCTCCTAGCCACCAGCTGGACCACAGCAAGCTCCTGGG GTACCTGAAGCACACCCTGGACCAGTACGTGGAGAGCGACTACACACTGCTCTACCTGCACCACGGCCTGACCAGCGACAACAAGCCCTCGCTCAGCTGGCTCCGGGATGCCTACCGGGAGTTTGACCGCAA GTACAAGAAGAACATCAAGGCCCTGTACATCGTGCACCCCACCATGTTCATCAAAACCCTGCTCATCCTCTTTAAACCCCTAATCAG CTTCAAGTTTGGGCGGAAGATCTTCTATGTGAATTACCTGAGTGAGCTGAGCGAGCACGTGAAGCTGGAGCAGCTGGGGATCCCTCGCCAAGTGCTCAA GTATGATGACTTCCTCAAATCCACACAGAAGAGCCCTGCGACAGCCCCCAAGCCCATGCCGCCGCGGCCCCCCCTGCCCAACCAACAGTTCGGGGTCTCCTTGCAGCA CCTCCAGGAGAAGAATGCAGACCAGGAGCCCATTCCCATTGTGCTCAGGGAGACTGTCGCCTACTTACAGGCCCACG CTCTCACCACCGAGGGGATTTTCCGGAGGTCGGCCAACACGCAGGTTGTGCGGGAGGTGCAGCAGAAGTACAACATGG ggctgccTGTGGACTTTGACCAATACAATGAGTTGCACCTGCCAGCAGTCATCCTCAAGACCTTCCTTCGGGAGCTTCCAGAGCCTCTGCTAACCTTTGACCTCTACCCCCACGTTGTGGGCTTCCTCA ACATTGATGAGAGCCAGAGGGTGGAGGTGACGCTGCAGGTCCTCCGGACGCTGCCTGAGGAGAACTACCAGGTGCTTCGTTTCCTGACTGCCTTCCTGGTGCAG ATTTCTGCCCACTCTGACCAGAACAAGATGACCAACACTAACCTGGCTGTCGTCTTCGGTCCTAACCTGCTGTGGGCCAAGGATGCTGCCATCACCCTCAAGGCCATTAATCCCATCAACACCTTCACCAAGTTCCTCTTGGACCACCAAGGGGAGTTGTTCCCTAGCCCTGAGCCCAAGGGGCTCTga
- the ARHGAP1 gene encoding rho GTPase-activating protein 1 isoform X2 yields the protein MDPLSELQDDLTLDDTSQALNQLKLASIDEKNWPSDEMPDFPKSDDSKSSSPEPVTHLKWDDPYYDIARHQIVEVAGDDKYGRKIIVFSACRMPPSHQLDHSKLLGYLKHTLDQYVESDYTLLYLHHGLTSDNKPSLSWLRDAYREFDRKYKKNIKALYIVHPTMFIKTLLILFKPLISFKFGRKIFYVNYLSELSEHVKLEQLGIPRQVLKYDDFLKSTQKSPATAPKPMPPRPPLPNQQFGVSLQHLQEKNADQEPIPIVLRETVAYLQAHALTTEGIFRRSANTQVVREVQQKYNMGLPVDFDQYNELHLPAVILKTFLRELPEPLLTFDLYPHVVGFLNIDESQRVEVTLQVLRTLPEENYQVLRFLTAFLVQISAHSDQNKMTNTNLAVVFGPNLLWAKDAAITLKAINPINTFTKFLLDHQGELFPSPEPKGL from the exons ATGGATCCGCTCTCAGAGCTGCAGGACGACCTCACCTTAGATGACACCAGCCAGGCTCTGAACCAGCTGAAGCTGGCCTCCATCGACGAGAAGAACTGGCCCTCAGATGAGATGCCTGACTTCCCCAAGTCAG ATGACTCCAAAAGCAGCTCCCCAGAACCTGTCACACACCTGAAGTGGGATGACCCTTACTACGACATTGCCCGGCACCAGATTGTGGAGGTGGCAG GAGATGACAAGTATGGGCGGAAGATCATTGTGTTTAGTGCCTGTCGAATGCCTCCTAGCCACCAGCTGGACCACAGCAAGCTCCTGGG GTACCTGAAGCACACCCTGGACCAGTACGTGGAGAGCGACTACACACTGCTCTACCTGCACCACGGCCTGACCAGCGACAACAAGCCCTCGCTCAGCTGGCTCCGGGATGCCTACCGGGAGTTTGACCGCAA GTACAAGAAGAACATCAAGGCCCTGTACATCGTGCACCCCACCATGTTCATCAAAACCCTGCTCATCCTCTTTAAACCCCTAATCAG CTTCAAGTTTGGGCGGAAGATCTTCTATGTGAATTACCTGAGTGAGCTGAGCGAGCACGTGAAGCTGGAGCAGCTGGGGATCCCTCGCCAAGTGCTCAA GTATGATGACTTCCTCAAATCCACACAGAAGAGCCCTGCGACAGCCCCCAAGCCCATGCCGCCGCGGCCCCCCCTGCCCAACCAACAGTTCGGGGTCTCCTTGCAGCA CCTCCAGGAGAAGAATGCAGACCAGGAGCCCATTCCCATTGTGCTCAGGGAGACTGTCGCCTACTTACAGGCCCACG CTCTCACCACCGAGGGGATTTTCCGGAGGTCGGCCAACACGCAGGTTGTGCGGGAGGTGCAGCAGAAGTACAACATGG ggctgccTGTGGACTTTGACCAATACAATGAGTTGCACCTGCCAGCAGTCATCCTCAAGACCTTCCTTCGGGAGCTTCCAGAGCCTCTGCTAACCTTTGACCTCTACCCCCACGTTGTGGGCTTCCTCA ACATTGATGAGAGCCAGAGGGTGGAGGTGACGCTGCAGGTCCTCCGGACGCTGCCTGAGGAGAACTACCAGGTGCTTCGTTTCCTGACTGCCTTCCTGGTGCAG ATTTCTGCCCACTCTGACCAGAACAAGATGACCAACACTAACCTGGCTGTCGTCTTCGGTCCTAACCTGCTGTGGGCCAAGGATGCTGCCATCACCCTCAAGGCCATTAATCCCATCAACACCTTCACCAAGTTCCTCTTGGACCACCAAGGGGAGTTGTTCCCTAGCCCTGAGCCCAAGGGGCTCTga
- the ZNF408 gene encoding zinc finger protein 408, which translates to MEEAEELLLDGKALQFAPEPRLGPDLGWSSSEEDCAQGLRDFPPGPPRAMLALKSLPRGLALGPSLTKEQRLGVWCVGEALKPGLLWGPLEEESVSEENGEGVKPPHDEDLSLDPWEDVCACEQSSGWTSLVQRGRLESEGNVAPVWISKRLHLQVYQAVLPGFELLLWPQPPSEVPSPIQPQLEEEAAIMAVVTEVESAVQQEVASPGEDAAEPCTDPSHQSPPSIQAESMVSPGLKPPTQDQLSKDGQPLGPLLQNGSMDEEYPLQTQMPPEPQSSSATQQSPESSEANLSSFARGTRLHAHLAKRLRSPSDQCPPRTKTSEPGAQRPGFPVLLQSPPGPAGSSPKKGRRYRCGECGKAFLQLCHLKKHAFVHTGHKPFLCTECGKSYSSEESFKAHMLGHRGVRPFPCPQCDKAYGTRRDLREHQVVHSGARPFACDQCGKAFARRPSLRLHRKTHQVPAAPVPCPCPVCGRPLANQGSLRNHMRLHTGEKPFLCPYCGRAFRQRGNLRGHLRLHTGERPYRCPHCADAFPQLPELRRHLISHTGEAHLCPVCGKALRDPHTLRAHERLHSGERPFPCPQCGRAYTLATKLRRHLKSHLADKPYRCPTCGMGYTLPQSLKRHQLSHQPEAPSSPPSVPPAASEPTVVLLQTEPELLDTCSEREVSPARDVVEVAISESQKCFAEPGEPGPTPSLVLIHKDMGFSAWAEVVEVETGT; encoded by the exons ATGGAGGAGGCGGAGGAGTTGCTGTTGGACGGGAAGGCACTGCAGTTCG CCCCCGAGCCACGCTTGGGCCCGGACTTAGGATGGAGCTCTTCCGAAGAAGACTGTGCTCAGGGCCTCCGAGACTTCCCGCCCGGGCCGCCCCGAGCCATGCTCGCTTTAAAGAGCCTCCCCCGGGGCTTGGCCCTTGGGCCCTCGCTTACCAAGGAACAGCGCTTGGGGGTCTGGTGTGTCGGGGAGGCCCTGAAGCCTGGACTACTCTGGGGGCCACTGGAAGAGGAGTCTGTCTCTGAGGAGAACGGCGAAGGAGTGAAGCCACCGCACGATGAG GACCTGTCATTAGACCCATGGGAAGATGTGTGTGCCTGTGAACAGAGTTCAGGCTGGACCAG TTTGGTGCAACGGGGCAGGCTGGAGAGTGAGGGAAATGTGGCCCCGGTGTGGATCAGCAAGAGGCTCCATCTGCAAGTGTATCAGGCTGTGCTACCAGGCTTTGAGCTGCTACTGTGGCCCCAGCCTCCCTCTGAGGTCCCGAGCCCCATCCAGCCCCAGCTAGAGGAAGAGGCAGCTATTATGGCCGTGGTGACAGAAGTGGAGTCTGCTGTACAGCAAGAGGTGGCCTCCCCTGGTGAGGATGCAGCAGAACCTTGCACAG ATCCTAGTCACCAGTCACCTCCCAGCATCCAGGCAGAGAGCATGGTGAGCCCTGGACTGAAGCCCCCAACTCAGGACCAACTTTCCAAGGATGGCCAACCGCTTGGCCCATTGCTTCAGAATGGCAGCATGGATGAGGAGTACCCACTCCAGACACAGATGCCACCTGAACCTCAGAGCAGCTCAGCTACCCAGCAGAGCCCAGAGAGCAGTGAAGCCAATCTCTCATCTTTTGCCAGGGGCACCCGGCTGCATGCCCACCTGGCCAAGAGGTTACGTAGCCCCAGTGATCAATGCCCACCCAGAACAAAGACCTCAGAGCCTGGGGCCCAGCGCCCTGGCTTCCCTGTACTCTTGCAGAGTCCTCCTGGCCCAGCAGGAAGCTCCCCAAAGAAGGGGCGACGGTACCGGTGTGGGGAGTGTGGCAAGGCATTCCTGCAGCTATGTCACCTAAAGAAGCATGCATTTGTGCACACGGGCCACAAGCCCTTTCTTTGCACTGAGTGTGGCAAGAGCTATAGCTCAGAGGAAAGCTTCAAAGCCCACATGCTGGGCCACCGTGGGGTGcggcccttcccctgcccacaATGTGACAAGGCCTATGGTACCCGACGAGACCTCAGGGAACACCAGGTGGTACATTCAGGTGCCCGGCCCTTTGCTTGTGACCAGTGTGGCAAGGCCTTTGCTCGCCGGCCCTCCCTGCGGCTGCATCGCAAGACCCACCAGGTGCCAGCTGCCCCTGTCCCGTGCCCATGCCCCGTATGTGGGCGGCCCCTGGCCAACCAGGGCTCCCTGCGCAACCACATGCGGCTCCACACAGGGGAAAAGCCCTTCCTGTGCCCATACTGTGGCCGGGCGTTCCGCCAGCGGGGCAACCTACGCGGGCACTTGCGGCTACACACTGGGGAGCGTCCTTACCGCTGCCCGCACTGTGCCGATGCCTTCCCCCAGCTCCCTGAACTACGGCGCCATCTCATCTCCCACACTGGGGAGGCCCACTTGTGCCCCGTGTGTGGGAAGGCCCTCCGAGACCCGCATACGCTCCGTGCTCACGAGCGCCTGCACTCCGGAGAAAGGCCTTTCCCTTGCCCCCAGTGTGGCCGTGCTTACACGCTGGCTACCAAGCTACGGCGCCACCTCAAGTCCCACCTGGCAGACAAGCCCTACCGCTGCCCCACCTGTGGCATGGGCTACACCCTCCCCCAGAGCCTCAAGCGACACCAGCTCAGTCACCAGCCTGAGGCGCCCTCCAGCCCACCCTCTGTTCCTCCTGCTGCTTCTGAACCCACCGTGGTGCTCCTGCAGACTGAGCCAGAACTGCTGGACACGTGCAGCGAACGGGAAGTCTCCCCAGCCAGGGACGTCGTAGAGGTCGCCATTTCAGAGAGCCAGAAGTGCTTTGCTGAGCCCGGGgagccaggccccacccccagcctggtgCTGATCCATAAGGACATGGGCTTTAGCGCCTGGGCAGAAGTGGTGGAGGTGGAGACAGGCACCTGA